A single genomic interval of Takifugu flavidus isolate HTHZ2018 chromosome 19, ASM371156v2, whole genome shotgun sequence harbors:
- the LOC130516531 gene encoding trace amine-associated receptor 1-like: MEPRLMVNDTSTVQIHPCYISHDVTYTFTHIPSLKCVILYIFLGSLSVVTVCGNALVIISIIYFKQLHVPTNYLILSLAVADLLVGVLVFPSSMAFTVTSCWYHEDLFYRYYAVCHPLAYRSKINNRIISIMILVSWGVAALIGIGIIVAGFNQGKCEGSCLIDTLISTTLACVFSFYIPVIIMLSIYLKIYLVAQRQAKTIQRTNCRNTKPEAIVSKIERKATKTLATVMGVFLLCWTPYFLCIIFQPLTYKVTPISVIEALNWLTLSNSMLNPFIYAFFYSWFRCAFKIIISGKIFHSEFVNFKLI; encoded by the exons ATGGAACCAAGACTGATGGTCAATGACACCTCCACTGTCCAAATTCATCCCTGCTATATATCACATGATGTAACTTACACATTTACGCATATTCCTTCATTGAAATGtgtaatattatatatttttcttgGTTCATTGTCTGTTGTGACAGTGTGTGGAAATGCTCTGGTAATAATCTCAATCATTTACTTCAAACAGCTCCACGTCCCCACTAACTATCTGATCCTGTCCCTGGCTGTGGCCGACCTGCTCGTAGGAGTGTTAGTTTTTCCTTCCAGCATGGCATTCACTGTAACCTCCTGCTGGTACCATGAAGATTTATTCT ACAGATACTATGCTGTCTGTCATCCTCTTGCTTACagaagtaaaataaataatcgTATTATTAGCATTATGATCTTGGTGAGTTGGGGGGTTGCTGCATTAATTGGAATTGGCATCATTGTTGCTGGATTTAATCAAGGAAAATGCGAAGGAAGTTGTTTAATTGACACATTAATATCAACCACATTGGCTTGTGTTTTCTCCTTTTACATCCCGGTCATTATAATGCTTAGCATCTATCTTAAGATCTACCTTGTTGCTCAAAGACAAGCAAAGACCATTCAGAGAACAAACTGTCGGAACACAAAGCCTGAAGCAATTGTCAGTAAGATAGAGAGAAAAGCCACCAAAACACTGGCTACAGTTATGGGCGTCTTTCTCTTGTGTTGGACTCCGTATTTCCTTTGTATCATTTTTCAACCATTAACATACAAAGTAACGCCAATCTCTGTGATTGAAGCACTCAACTGGCTCACTTTGTCCAATTCAATGCTAAACCCTTTCATTTATGCTTTCTTTTATAGCTGGTTCAGGtgtgcatttaaaataattatttctgGGAAAATTTTTCACAGTGAATTTGTAAATTTCAAACTAATTTGA